Proteins encoded by one window of Paenibacillus urinalis:
- a CDS encoding aminopeptidase, with product MDFQTKLNNYAELLVKVGVNVQQGQTVVLNISIDFPELARAIVQKSYEAGAYKVKVNWSDDAVSRIQYDMGSEESFLDVPTHAAAERIEQAENGAAFITIKSDDPDLLAGVSSQKIINANKTASNALTRFRQLTQSFKVSWTLGAAPSAGWATKVFPDVPEEEAVAKLWDAIFQMVRADQPDPVAAWEKHVATLKEKSSYLNDKQYKQLHFIGPGTDLKLDLPENHVWLGGNKENAKGVWFVPNLPTEEVYSAPFRTGVNGTVSSTKPLSYSGNIIDNFTFTFENGRVTKVTAEKGEETLKGLVGMDEGSHYLGEVALVPHHSPISDSNILFYKTLFDENASCHLAIGSAYSACVEGGTELSPEELRERGLNTSAAHTDFMIGSGELDIIGITKDGKEEAVFKQGNWAF from the coding sequence ATGGACTTTCAAACCAAACTCAATAACTATGCCGAGCTGCTCGTTAAGGTCGGTGTCAATGTACAACAAGGACAAACCGTCGTGCTCAATATTTCGATTGATTTTCCTGAGCTTGCTCGTGCCATTGTCCAAAAATCGTACGAAGCCGGTGCGTATAAAGTCAAAGTCAACTGGTCAGATGATGCCGTATCCCGAATTCAATATGACATGGGATCTGAGGAGTCGTTCCTGGATGTTCCTACGCATGCTGCAGCAGAACGGATCGAGCAGGCCGAGAATGGGGCTGCCTTTATTACGATCAAATCGGATGATCCAGATCTGTTAGCAGGTGTGTCATCACAAAAAATCATTAACGCTAACAAGACAGCAAGCAATGCCCTTACCCGTTTCCGCCAGCTGACGCAATCCTTCAAGGTAAGCTGGACACTCGGAGCAGCTCCTTCTGCAGGATGGGCAACCAAGGTGTTCCCTGATGTGCCGGAGGAAGAGGCTGTGGCGAAGCTGTGGGACGCGATCTTCCAAATGGTTCGTGCCGATCAGCCGGATCCGGTTGCTGCCTGGGAGAAGCATGTTGCTACTCTAAAAGAAAAATCAAGCTATCTGAACGACAAGCAGTACAAGCAGCTTCATTTCATTGGTCCAGGAACCGATCTTAAGCTCGATCTGCCTGAGAACCATGTATGGCTTGGCGGCAACAAAGAGAATGCAAAAGGCGTATGGTTTGTACCGAACCTGCCAACCGAAGAGGTATATTCCGCTCCTTTCCGTACAGGCGTAAACGGCACTGTGTCCAGCACGAAGCCGCTCAGCTACAGCGGAAATATTATTGATAACTTCACTTTCACGTTTGAGAACGGACGCGTAACCAAGGTTACAGCTGAGAAAGGTGAAGAAACCCTGAAAGGCCTTGTCGGAATGGACGAAGGCTCCCACTATCTTGGAGAAGTGGCATTGGTTCCGCATCATTCACCCATTTCGGACTCCAACATTTTGTTCTACAAAACACTATTTGATGAGAATGCCAGCTGTCACTTGGCGATCGGCAGTGCTTACTCGGCCTGTGTTGAAGGCGGTACGGAGCTCTCTCCAGAGGAGCTGCGTGAACGCGGTCTGAACACAAGTGCGGCACATACCGACTTCATGATCGGTTCCGGTGAGCTCGACATTATCGGAATTACGAAGGATGGCAAGGAAGAGGCAGTCTTCAAGCAGGGCAACTGGGCATTCTAA
- a CDS encoding TIGR02206 family membrane protein, whose amino-acid sequence MHTIVADLSIFNPYNAPRFEFMSLAHAGAVAVIIVLLLAMFMYRQKLRNSVSARKILRCILLSLLILSQLMLEVWYQIYDLWDPAYTLPLELCSITLLLSCVMLVTRNRVLYMLVFYAGICGALAALLTPDLVYTFPHFRFIQFFIAHGSIIAAALYMTWIEQVRLTITSVPLSMLLLNLIAGIVWCFNQVFGANYMFLSHKPESPSILDMLGPYPYYILVEEWVAFVLFTMMYILFFYLPSRASSKTVSKDHVSL is encoded by the coding sequence TTGCATACCATTGTTGCTGACCTATCCATCTTCAATCCTTATAATGCACCGAGGTTTGAATTCATGTCTCTTGCTCATGCAGGAGCAGTAGCTGTCATTATTGTTCTTCTGCTCGCGATGTTTATGTATCGACAGAAGCTGAGGAACTCCGTATCGGCTAGAAAAATACTGCGCTGCATACTGCTGTCACTACTGATTCTATCGCAGCTCATGCTTGAAGTATGGTATCAGATCTATGATCTATGGGATCCGGCTTACACGCTGCCGCTGGAGCTATGCAGCATTACGCTTCTTCTGTCATGTGTTATGCTGGTGACCCGAAATCGCGTGCTGTACATGCTTGTGTTCTATGCTGGAATCTGCGGTGCGCTGGCTGCATTACTAACGCCTGATTTGGTATATACCTTCCCTCATTTTCGCTTTATACAATTCTTCATCGCGCACGGCTCTATTATTGCTGCCGCCTTATATATGACCTGGATTGAGCAGGTGAGACTCACGATAACCTCGGTTCCGCTCTCTATGCTGCTGCTTAATCTTATTGCTGGCATCGTGTGGTGCTTCAATCAAGTATTCGGGGCGAATTATATGTTCCTGTCCCACAAGCCGGAGTCACCTTCTATATTAGATATGCTCGGACCTTATCCTTACTATATTCTTGTCGAAGAATGGGTCGCATTCGTGTTATTTACCATGATGTATATCCTCTTCTTCTATCTGCCCTCACGTGCCTCAAGCAAGACGGTAAGCAAGGATCATGTATCACTCTAG
- a CDS encoding proline dehydrogenase family protein, with product MITTNELYRKTLLTIAGNPRIERLTIKYGRSLARRFIASEHLDGALTEVRKLNEIGIMATLDHLGEGIQQLEQATGYRDEYIRLIEGISKSKVQSNVSLKPTQMGLALDPEACYQNIRAVAREAKYHRNFVRIDMEDSPYTEATLQIVERLHREGLTNVGTVIQAYLFRTEADVQHCIEHHIPLRLVKGAYKEPAAIAYQNAKDVRSQFERIIQLHLDQDVYTAIASHDDRIIQFTKRYAAEHSISKERFEFQMLYGLRMQEQERLAAEGYRVRCYVPYGTMWYPYYTRRLAEKPGNLMLVLKNMGR from the coding sequence ATGATAACTACGAACGAGCTGTATCGAAAAACGCTACTTACGATTGCCGGCAATCCACGTATTGAACGGCTTACGATAAAATACGGAAGATCGCTCGCGAGACGATTTATTGCCAGTGAACACTTGGATGGTGCTCTTACGGAAGTGCGGAAACTAAATGAAATTGGAATCATGGCTACTCTGGATCATCTTGGCGAGGGCATTCAGCAGCTGGAACAGGCAACAGGCTACCGGGATGAGTACATTCGTCTCATCGAAGGGATATCGAAGAGCAAGGTTCAATCCAACGTTTCTTTGAAACCAACCCAGATGGGGCTCGCGCTGGATCCGGAAGCATGCTACCAGAATATTCGGGCTGTCGCTCGCGAGGCTAAGTATCATCGTAATTTTGTCAGGATTGATATGGAGGATTCGCCTTACACTGAAGCGACTCTTCAGATCGTGGAGAGGCTTCATCGCGAGGGGCTCACCAATGTCGGTACTGTAATCCAGGCCTATCTGTTTCGGACGGAAGCGGATGTACAGCATTGTATTGAGCACCATATTCCACTTCGCCTGGTTAAGGGCGCCTACAAAGAACCTGCTGCCATCGCTTATCAAAATGCAAAGGATGTACGCAGCCAGTTTGAGCGTATCATTCAGCTGCATCTGGATCAGGACGTTTATACGGCAATTGCTTCGCATGATGATCGGATCATTCAATTTACGAAGAGATACGCAGCGGAGCATAGCATTTCCAAGGAACGATTTGAATTTCAGATGCTCTACGGGCTGAGAATGCAGGAACAAGAACGGCTGGCGGCCGAAGGTTATCGGGTAAGATGCTATGTACCCTATGGGACGATGTGGTACCCGTATTATACGAGGCGGCTTGCGGAGAAGCCGGGCAATTTAATGCTGGTGTTGAAGAATATGGGCAGATGA
- a CDS encoding biotin-dependent carboxyltransferase family protein, whose translation MSIRVIKPGMLTTVQDLGRWGFQKYGVPVSGAMDKDAARIANMLVGNEETDAVLEVTLSGAEFRMEHSGLIAICGGDLKPVMDGEALPLWRPLFINEGSRIKFRGPDYSSKRGCRAYIAAAGGMDVPVLMGSRSTYVRGELGGYSGRMLQSGDTISIHKPGVRSRLLEQIIADIGEEHSGYVTTSWFADPSLIYSRVNVIRVVEGYHYTWMSARSQNRFEQQKYVIEPSSDRMGYRLRGTEGPLELQGELELLSEGVSEGTIQLPPVGEPIVLLADRQTTGGYPRIAQVASVDLGLLAQLPPGAHLSFRLIRVQEAETLLIMKEIQMNQLRNAIQLKMLLGH comes from the coding sequence GTGAGTATTCGTGTGATAAAGCCCGGGATGCTGACGACAGTACAGGACTTGGGCAGATGGGGATTTCAAAAATACGGTGTTCCTGTGTCAGGTGCCATGGACAAGGATGCGGCCAGAATCGCGAATATGCTCGTGGGTAATGAAGAGACAGACGCAGTGCTGGAGGTGACTTTATCCGGAGCTGAATTCAGAATGGAGCACTCGGGTCTGATTGCCATTTGCGGAGGGGACCTTAAACCGGTCATGGACGGTGAGGCCTTGCCGTTGTGGAGGCCGCTTTTTATAAACGAAGGAAGCAGGATCAAATTCAGAGGCCCCGATTATTCTAGCAAGAGAGGGTGCAGGGCCTACATTGCCGCTGCCGGGGGGATGGATGTTCCTGTTCTTATGGGAAGTCGGAGTACTTATGTAAGAGGTGAGCTGGGCGGTTATTCGGGCAGGATGCTGCAGTCAGGAGATACGATCTCCATTCATAAACCTGGAGTACGCAGTCGTTTGCTTGAGCAGATAATAGCTGATATAGGAGAGGAGCATAGCGGGTATGTTACAACATCTTGGTTCGCCGATCCGTCTCTTATTTATTCCCGAGTCAATGTCATCAGGGTCGTGGAAGGATATCATTATACATGGATGTCAGCGCGTAGTCAGAACAGATTTGAACAACAGAAATATGTAATTGAACCAAGCTCAGATCGGATGGGATACCGGCTTCGAGGCACGGAGGGCCCCTTGGAACTTCAAGGTGAACTCGAACTCCTCTCGGAGGGGGTAAGTGAAGGGACCATTCAGCTGCCGCCAGTGGGAGAACCTATTGTGCTGCTGGCTGACCGGCAGACCACGGGAGGATATCCGCGAATAGCGCAGGTCGCAAGTGTAGATCTCGGACTCCTTGCCCAGCTTCCTCCAGGAGCTCATCTGTCCTTTCGCCTCATCCGTGTGCAGGAAGCGGAGACCCTTCTGATTATGAAGGAGATCCAAATGAATCAGCTTAGAAATGCCATCCAATTAAAGATGCTCCTCGGTCACTAG
- a CDS encoding ring-cleaving dioxygenase: MTELAAIKGIHHVSALTAKAPENFEFYTKTLGLRLIKKTVNQDDNSMYHLFYGDEKGNPGTELTFFEMPNAGQTRTGTNSISATSLRVPSDASLAYWKQRFEELEVDHDEITERAGRKTLAFRDFEQQRLILVSDEHNEGVAGGVPWEKSVIPQEHAIVGLGPVQLTVEQGEHTAAVLIEVLGFRHKGSYPSNVPGQPDIEVYEVGEGGSGTEIHIEERTDLPVERPGRGSVHHVALRVENEDQLKAWIPRINSYGFPNSGFVDRFYFRSLYFREGNRILFELATDGPGFDTDEDILHLGESLALPPFLEESRGVIEKMLKPLNTQQS; this comes from the coding sequence ATGACGGAACTCGCTGCAATCAAAGGAATCCATCATGTATCTGCGCTTACAGCCAAGGCACCAGAAAATTTCGAGTTTTACACCAAGACCCTAGGTCTGCGTCTCATCAAAAAAACGGTGAATCAAGACGACAATTCGATGTATCATCTATTCTACGGCGATGAAAAAGGAAATCCCGGTACCGAGCTGACCTTCTTCGAAATGCCAAATGCGGGACAAACACGCACAGGGACGAACAGTATTTCGGCCACCTCTCTCCGGGTGCCCAGCGATGCCTCCCTTGCTTATTGGAAGCAGCGTTTTGAGGAACTCGAGGTCGATCATGATGAGATTACGGAACGCGCTGGACGCAAGACACTGGCTTTTCGTGATTTTGAACAGCAGCGCCTCATTCTTGTCTCCGATGAGCATAATGAAGGGGTCGCCGGCGGAGTACCTTGGGAGAAGAGTGTCATTCCTCAGGAGCATGCCATTGTAGGACTCGGACCCGTGCAGCTGACCGTAGAACAAGGCGAGCATACAGCAGCTGTACTGATCGAAGTGCTGGGCTTCCGTCACAAAGGAAGTTATCCTTCTAATGTGCCTGGTCAACCGGATATTGAGGTATACGAGGTTGGGGAAGGCGGCAGCGGTACGGAAATTCATATTGAAGAAAGAACGGATCTGCCGGTTGAACGTCCCGGACGCGGAAGTGTACACCATGTAGCTCTGCGTGTAGAGAATGAAGATCAATTGAAGGCGTGGATCCCTCGTATCAACAGCTATGGCTTTCCGAATTCCGGATTTGTGGATCGATTCTATTTCAGATCCCTGTACTTCCGTGAAGGTAACCGCATCCTGTTCGAGCTGGCTACGGATGGTCCGGGCTTTGATACGGATGAGGATATTCTCCATCTGGGAGAATCTCTAGCCCTTCCGCCTTTCCTTGAAGAAAGTCGCGGTGTGATTGAGAAGATGCTGAAACCGCTGAATACCCAACAATCTTAA
- a CDS encoding LamB/YcsF family protein, whose amino-acid sequence MSNQPAREFRIDLNCDLGEGYGVYPSSSDAQIMKYITSANIACGYHAGDPGKMREAVQLALAHGVAIGAHPGLPDLIGFGRREMAVTPQEVYELTLYQIGALTAIAKAEGAVLSHVKPHGALYNMAAEREPIARAIAEAVYRVDSSLILFGLAGSHSIHTAEEVGIRTASEVFADRTYEAGGTLTPRHIKGAVIHDSSTCVRQALRMIQSGEVISREGTPIKIKADTLCIHGDTPEAIEHALQLREAFDIQGIKVRRMGER is encoded by the coding sequence ATGAGTAACCAACCAGCACGTGAATTCCGAATTGATCTTAATTGCGATCTGGGGGAGGGATATGGAGTGTATCCTTCATCCTCTGATGCCCAGATCATGAAATACATAACGAGCGCAAACATTGCCTGCGGCTATCATGCGGGGGACCCAGGGAAGATGAGAGAGGCTGTTCAACTGGCATTAGCTCATGGAGTTGCAATTGGGGCGCACCCAGGTCTGCCGGATCTCATCGGCTTTGGCAGAAGAGAAATGGCAGTGACGCCTCAGGAGGTATACGAGCTGACCTTGTACCAGATCGGTGCGCTGACTGCGATTGCTAAGGCAGAAGGTGCCGTACTGTCTCATGTGAAGCCTCATGGAGCGCTGTACAATATGGCCGCTGAGCGGGAACCGATCGCAAGAGCCATTGCGGAAGCGGTGTATCGTGTGGATTCGAGTCTGATTCTGTTCGGGCTGGCAGGAAGCCATTCCATTCATACCGCAGAGGAAGTCGGTATCAGAACAGCGAGTGAGGTCTTTGCTGACCGTACCTATGAAGCGGGGGGGACGTTGACCCCGAGGCATATTAAGGGAGCAGTCATTCACGATTCTTCCACTTGTGTGCGGCAGGCACTGCGGATGATACAATCCGGGGAAGTCATTTCACGGGAAGGAACCCCCATTAAGATCAAGGCTGACACATTATGTATTCATGGCGACACACCGGAGGCAATCGAGCATGCTTTGCAATTAAGGGAGGCTTTTGACATACAGGGAATCAAGGTCCGAAGAATGGGGGAGCGGTAA
- a CDS encoding MarR family winged helix-turn-helix transcriptional regulator produces the protein MNEANFTPPHLSKPEERLGLLLWFRLSRIYNHNIRENNQHLKAWNLSTAQFDVLVQVGTEERMSQQELANKLLVTKGNITQLLSKMEDLGLIQRETDWKTKYVSLTDQGRALYEEVVPAQEQFQASQFSKLSKDERKELLKLLKKLQD, from the coding sequence ATGAATGAAGCAAACTTCACTCCTCCTCACCTGTCCAAACCGGAGGAACGGCTCGGTCTGCTGCTATGGTTCCGGCTGTCCCGCATCTATAACCATAACATCCGGGAAAATAATCAGCATTTGAAGGCCTGGAATTTATCAACAGCTCAATTCGACGTCCTTGTTCAGGTGGGCACTGAGGAGCGGATGTCACAGCAGGAGCTGGCGAACAAGCTGCTTGTTACTAAGGGCAATATTACTCAGCTATTGAGTAAGATGGAGGATTTAGGTCTGATTCAACGGGAAACAGACTGGAAGACCAAATATGTATCTCTTACCGATCAAGGCAGAGCATTATATGAAGAGGTTGTGCCAGCACAAGAGCAATTCCAAGCATCCCAATTCAGCAAACTAAGTAAAGACGAGCGTAAGGAGCTGCTTAAGCTGCTCAAGAAGCTGCAAGACTAA
- the pxpB gene encoding 5-oxoprolinase subunit PxpB — protein sequence MNQYPARLTEPKMVSMGDSAILIAFDQRIDPVIHEQVRTCLIQLEAQPFPGMLECVPAFSSITVHYDPIVVMRDTSGAFKSEPLYDEGFGPSGKYISPSQRVRSYVKALLGKSAPLQREEPRLITIPVWYGGEAGPDLEQVSRHTGLSAEEVIREHTAPEYTVYMIGFSPGFPYLGGMNSSITVPRRVTPRLQIPAGSVGIGGGQTGVYSQSTPGGWQIIGRTPLSLFNPMEKEPSLLQAGDRVKFRAITEKEYGESMNGNFPFIQGGGEG from the coding sequence ATGAACCAGTATCCGGCCCGGCTAACAGAGCCAAAAATGGTCTCGATGGGTGATTCAGCAATCCTTATTGCATTTGATCAAAGAATTGATCCCGTTATTCACGAGCAAGTGCGTACATGCTTGATCCAGCTGGAGGCGCAGCCTTTTCCCGGCATGCTTGAATGTGTACCTGCATTTTCTAGCATTACCGTTCATTACGACCCTATCGTCGTAATGCGTGACACAAGTGGGGCATTTAAGTCTGAGCCTCTATATGACGAGGGGTTCGGCCCAAGTGGGAAGTATATTTCCCCATCACAGCGGGTTAGGAGCTATGTTAAGGCTCTGCTCGGCAAGTCTGCTCCACTTCAGCGTGAAGAGCCAAGATTGATTACGATTCCCGTATGGTATGGAGGAGAAGCGGGCCCAGACTTGGAGCAGGTCTCACGTCATACAGGACTATCTGCTGAAGAAGTGATCCGAGAGCATACAGCTCCGGAGTATACGGTATATATGATCGGCTTCTCACCAGGCTTTCCTTATCTCGGCGGGATGAATTCGAGTATTACTGTACCAAGAAGAGTCACACCTCGCTTGCAGATCCCGGCAGGAAGCGTCGGTATTGGGGGCGGGCAGACAGGTGTGTACTCACAGTCTACGCCTGGCGGATGGCAGATTATCGGCAGGACGCCGCTGTCCTTGTTTAATCCGATGGAGAAGGAACCCTCCTTGCTTCAAGCCGGAGATCGGGTGAAATTTCGGGCCATAACGGAGAAGGAGTACGGTGAATCCATGAACGGTAATTTTCCATTTATTCAAGGAGGCGGTGAAGGGTGA
- a CDS encoding AbrB family transcriptional regulator, with the protein MQGILRKHKTARLCLTLLTALLGGWVFALLHIPLSWLLGPMVFVLIGSSKWAAQFEWNASLRNTGMIIVAYTMGLSFTLSAIKEITRHLPTMLLMTVLLLLLCAGMAVILSRLTRTDFLTMLMGSIPGGLSQVVTLAEETKGVNVTIVTVMQVIRLFTIIISVPALLFSPIIGQTHEHSGSDGAGLSEGAAAIMGSGQSIILNYGLYAVVCIVCAWGAKQLKFPTAPLLGPMIGTALLQMTGLIGPILPPAAINGAQVLIGAYLGLLLKPGQFTQRFKILSLSITSSLLLVTGAAILSFLLSVFSSVSLPTALLSLAPGGMDQMSIMAHEIGADLSIVAVYQLFRLLFIFFAVPPVLRMIISYVHKRNRLVTEEHL; encoded by the coding sequence ATGCAAGGCATATTACGTAAGCATAAAACGGCACGCCTGTGCCTAACACTGCTCACTGCTCTACTCGGCGGCTGGGTTTTTGCTCTGCTTCACATTCCGCTCTCCTGGCTGCTGGGTCCAATGGTATTTGTACTGATCGGCTCTAGTAAATGGGCAGCCCAGTTTGAGTGGAACGCCTCCCTGCGAAATACAGGAATGATCATCGTTGCCTATACGATGGGCTTGTCCTTCACTCTCTCTGCGATTAAGGAAATTACCAGGCATCTGCCGACGATGCTCCTTATGACGGTGCTGTTACTCCTGTTGTGTGCTGGCATGGCCGTTATTTTGTCCCGACTGACGCGAACCGATTTCTTGACGATGCTGATGGGCAGCATCCCTGGCGGCTTAAGCCAGGTCGTTACCCTTGCGGAAGAAACCAAAGGGGTTAATGTCACGATCGTTACCGTTATGCAGGTCATTCGTTTATTTACCATCATCATATCCGTTCCCGCCCTGCTCTTCAGCCCTATTATTGGTCAGACTCATGAGCATTCAGGTTCAGATGGTGCTGGTCTCAGTGAAGGAGCTGCTGCGATAATGGGCAGCGGTCAAAGTATTATTTTGAACTATGGACTGTATGCTGTGGTCTGTATTGTGTGTGCTTGGGGAGCCAAGCAATTAAAATTCCCAACTGCGCCGCTGCTCGGCCCCATGATCGGAACCGCATTGCTGCAAATGACGGGTCTAATTGGCCCTATTCTGCCTCCTGCGGCTATTAACGGAGCTCAAGTGCTTATTGGTGCATATCTTGGTTTGCTGCTCAAGCCCGGTCAGTTTACGCAGAGATTTAAAATTCTGTCCCTTTCCATTACTTCGAGTCTGCTGCTTGTCACTGGCGCGGCAATACTTAGCTTCTTATTGTCTGTGTTTAGTTCTGTCAGTCTTCCAACTGCGCTGCTCAGCCTGGCCCCTGGAGGAATGGATCAAATGAGTATTATGGCGCATGAGATCGGTGCAGATCTGTCCATCGTTGCTGTCTATCAGTTGTTCCGTCTGCTGTTTATTTTTTTTGCAGTTCCTCCCGTACTGAGAATGATCATAAGCTATGTACACAAAAGGAACCGTCTAGTGACCGAGGAGCATCTTTAA
- a CDS encoding aspartate ammonia-lyase codes for MKVSGLIRTEKDFIGEKAIPENAYYGIQTMRAVENFPITGVPIEKELITALAAVKKAAAAANMDLKMLPQPIGSAIITAAEEVMKGQHLDHFIVDSIQGGAGTSINMNMNEVLANRGLELLNQNKGDYFHCNPNNHVNMSQSTNDAIPTALRIAAYRLSEHLLGTMKELAEGFKRKEKEFDDVVKVGRTHLQDAVPIKLGQEFGAYARVLTRDIERLDHATKRLLSINLGATAVGTGLNAKVEYIEKVTSHLAQITGLPLYTAEDLVDATQNTDSYLELSAALKVCAVNMSKICNDIRMMASGPRAGFSELLLPPRQPGSSIMPGKVNPVMAEVMNQISFQIIGNDHTIALACEAGQFELNVMGPVIAFNLLQSLKIMNNGMSAFHDFLVKDLEANRKRIKEVLDQSFSMITALNPHLGYDVAAGVIKEALRTGSTITAIILERGLLTLEELDEILHPEQMTTPGIAGERFLHMN; via the coding sequence ATAAAAGTGTCAGGATTAATTAGAACTGAAAAAGATTTTATCGGCGAAAAAGCCATCCCTGAGAATGCCTATTACGGTATCCAAACGATGCGCGCCGTCGAGAATTTCCCGATCACAGGAGTTCCTATTGAAAAGGAATTGATCACTGCATTAGCTGCTGTCAAAAAAGCTGCTGCTGCGGCCAACATGGATTTAAAAATGCTTCCTCAGCCGATCGGCAGTGCCATCATTACCGCTGCTGAAGAAGTCATGAAAGGCCAGCACCTTGATCATTTCATCGTCGATTCCATTCAAGGCGGCGCCGGCACCTCGATCAATATGAATATGAATGAAGTTCTCGCAAATCGCGGTCTCGAGCTGCTTAATCAAAATAAAGGCGACTACTTCCATTGCAATCCTAACAATCATGTAAATATGTCCCAATCGACCAATGATGCCATTCCAACAGCTCTCCGTATTGCAGCTTATCGCCTTAGCGAGCATCTGCTGGGTACGATGAAGGAGCTTGCAGAGGGCTTTAAACGTAAAGAGAAAGAATTCGACGATGTCGTTAAAGTCGGGCGCACCCATTTGCAGGATGCGGTTCCGATTAAGCTCGGACAAGAATTTGGCGCTTATGCGAGAGTACTCACTCGTGATATCGAACGGCTCGATCATGCAACCAAACGTCTACTCTCTATTAATCTTGGAGCGACCGCTGTTGGTACAGGACTAAACGCCAAAGTTGAATATATCGAAAAGGTAACCAGCCACCTGGCACAAATCACCGGACTCCCCCTCTATACAGCGGAGGATCTGGTGGATGCTACCCAAAATACAGACAGTTATCTTGAACTCTCGGCAGCTCTCAAGGTCTGTGCCGTGAACATGTCCAAGATCTGCAATGATATTCGTATGATGGCTTCAGGACCAAGAGCGGGATTCTCCGAGCTGCTCCTGCCGCCGAGACAACCAGGCTCCTCCATTATGCCAGGCAAGGTAAACCCGGTCATGGCCGAAGTGATGAACCAGATCTCGTTCCAGATCATCGGTAACGATCATACCATTGCGCTGGCCTGTGAAGCGGGTCAATTCGAGCTGAATGTCATGGGACCGGTCATCGCCTTTAATCTGCTTCAATCTCTGAAAATCATGAATAATGGCATGAGTGCCTTCCATGACTTCCTGGTGAAGGATTTAGAGGCCAATCGCAAACGAATCAAAGAAGTGCTCGATCAAAGCTTCAGCATGATTACCGCACTGAATCCACATCTCGGATATGATGTAGCGGCCGGTGTCATTAAGGAAGCTCTGCGTACAGGCTCCACCATCACGGCCATTATTCTGGAACGCGGACTGCTGACCCTGGAGGAACTGGATGAAATTCTTCATCCAGAACAAATGACGACACCCGGCATTGCCGGAGAACGTTTCCTGCATATGAATTAA
- a CDS encoding YqkE family protein, with translation MVKKRNTPSRQSTNRTSSREESGAATLKDMLSDEVLGKLKAQAKEIKAANQQRQEEARRLAEEKKKAEQKKLDNNFEYLLENSNLDWHKYK, from the coding sequence ATGGTCAAAAAAAGAAACACGCCGTCCCGGCAGTCGACTAACCGTACTTCGAGCCGTGAAGAATCCGGAGCAGCGACGCTGAAGGACATGCTGAGCGATGAAGTGCTTGGCAAGCTCAAGGCGCAGGCTAAGGAAATTAAGGCAGCCAATCAGCAGCGACAGGAAGAAGCTCGCCGGTTGGCAGAAGAGAAGAAAAAGGCAGAGCAAAAAAAACTCGACAACAACTTTGAATATCTTCTAGAGAACAGTAACCTCGATTGGCACAAATATAAATAA
- a CDS encoding SDR family oxidoreductase — protein sequence MPNLRFENKIAIVTGGGSGIGQAAALRLAEEGAHVFMLDRTVERAEETKSRIEQNGGRAEVIECDIAKPEMVENAINTVAERAGRIDVVFANAGVNGKMAPIETMEIEDWDQTMCINMRGTFATVKYAIPHMKENGGSIIINSSINGNRVFSNIGFSAYASTKAGQAAFMKMAALELARYKIRVNSVHPGAIDTNIDSKTERSEDLDQVQIPVEFPEGDQPLAGKSGKPDQVASLVLFLASDEASHISGTEVYIDGAESLLRG from the coding sequence ATGCCGAATCTTCGATTTGAGAATAAGATTGCCATTGTGACCGGGGGAGGTTCCGGCATAGGGCAAGCCGCTGCCCTTCGATTGGCAGAGGAAGGTGCGCACGTATTTATGCTTGATCGAACCGTCGAAAGAGCAGAAGAAACCAAAAGTAGGATTGAGCAGAACGGCGGAAGGGCTGAAGTCATTGAATGCGACATCGCGAAGCCCGAGATGGTGGAGAATGCGATTAACACCGTTGCAGAACGGGCAGGTCGAATTGATGTTGTCTTCGCCAACGCCGGTGTAAACGGAAAAATGGCGCCGATTGAAACGATGGAAATCGAAGATTGGGATCAAACGATGTGCATTAATATGAGAGGTACGTTCGCCACGGTTAAATACGCGATACCTCACATGAAGGAGAATGGCGGAAGCATCATTATTAACAGCTCCATCAATGGAAACCGCGTATTCTCGAATATTGGCTTCTCTGCTTATGCATCGACAAAGGCCGGTCAAGCTGCATTTATGAAAATGGCGGCACTGGAGCTTGCCAGATATAAAATCAGGGTCAATTCTGTTCATCCCGGCGCGATCGACACGAATATTGATTCCAAGACGGAGCGCTCTGAGGATCTGGATCAGGTTCAAATTCCGGTCGAATTTCCTGAAGGAGATCAGCCGCTGGCCGGTAAGTCAGGCAAGCCTGACCAAGTCGCTTCTCTGGTCTTGTTCCTGGCCTCAGATGAAGCCTCCCATATATCCGGCACCGAAGTCTATATCGATGGAGCAGAATCCCTGCTCCGCGGATAA